In Archangium violaceum, the following are encoded in one genomic region:
- a CDS encoding PAS domain S-box protein yields the protein MLVVDDTEAKRYLIAQTLRLAGMEVVEAATGQEALAAMVALPEVVVLDARLPDMSGFDVCRQLKQDPATAAIPVLYISALLRDEELERRLFEDGADGYIPQPIEPKHLVAQTWALVRMRRAERARQREREQAQVEHQRLQHELAKSQARAQRLSESGVVGTLYWDLDGSVLDANDTFLAMVGYTREELAQGRLDWRKMTPPEWEEPDRQNVEVVKRHGVGPMWEKQYVRKDGSRVDILLGSALLEGESRRGVSLVVDITARREAERKLTQLMAELESKERLLQAVLHQMPTGVLIVEAPSGRMLLSNERLVSILGASAVPMGGVESYRWELTRYPHGQRYQLAELPMVRALGGEVVLGEELVVHRDDGRQVLSRVNAAPVRDAEGRIVASVLTLEDITEQKATQESLRLSEERLRLALDSAALGVWRHDPTTGAMEWDARTKELFGLSPNARTGLDRWLEIVHPEDHERVRELSRRAFSGENGGLYDTEYRVTGPRDRGVMRWLASRGRAHVDADGRRWLMGTVRDITERKLSEQRAADLQATTAIFAQALTPRQVADAVMAHGLRALDAYAGAVSIVEGQELLVLSSVGYPESIVQPYRGIPLSLRTPPTDAARTGRMVWVESHEAFERGWPDVARRLHDSRSRAWGSIPLVSGDRVVGVLGLSFSTPRRLSEREKAHLESLCRLCAQALERARLFEETRRRSELEQQFLGMVSHDLRNPLQAISLGARTLQRLEKPTPEALLRMAGRIANSADTMGRMISDLLDFTRGRLGGGIPLERTESDLMRLCREVIDEFTVTHPSSDIRLEGDGSCEGWWDGTRMRQVLSNLLSNALRHARAGTPVVVRASGKGGEASLAVSNEGEPVPAELLPVLFEPFRRGMSKFRPSGSLGLGLYIVRQVVEGHGGKVEVETGAAGTTFLVRVPCGTEPVSVT from the coding sequence GTGTTGGTGGTCGATGACACGGAGGCCAAGCGCTACCTCATCGCCCAGACCCTGCGGCTGGCCGGCATGGAGGTCGTGGAGGCGGCCACGGGGCAGGAGGCGCTCGCGGCCATGGTGGCGCTGCCGGAGGTGGTGGTGCTGGACGCGCGGCTGCCGGACATGAGCGGCTTCGACGTGTGCCGCCAGCTCAAGCAGGACCCCGCCACCGCGGCCATCCCCGTGCTCTACATCTCCGCACTGCTGCGAGACGAGGAGCTGGAGAGGCGGCTCTTCGAGGATGGAGCCGACGGCTACATCCCCCAGCCCATCGAGCCCAAGCACCTGGTGGCGCAGACGTGGGCCCTGGTGCGCATGCGGCGCGCGGAGCGTGCGCGGCAGCGCGAGCGCGAACAGGCCCAGGTCGAGCACCAGCGGCTGCAGCACGAGCTGGCGAAGTCCCAGGCCCGGGCGCAGCGGCTCAGCGAGTCCGGCGTGGTGGGCACCCTCTATTGGGACCTGGATGGCAGCGTCCTCGACGCCAACGACACCTTCCTCGCCATGGTGGGCTACACGCGCGAGGAGCTGGCGCAGGGCCGGCTCGACTGGCGGAAGATGACGCCGCCGGAGTGGGAGGAGCCGGACCGCCAGAACGTCGAGGTGGTGAAGCGTCACGGCGTGGGCCCGATGTGGGAGAAGCAGTACGTGCGCAAGGACGGCTCCCGGGTGGACATCCTCCTGGGCAGCGCGCTGCTCGAGGGCGAGTCGCGCCGGGGCGTGTCGCTGGTGGTGGACATCACCGCGCGGCGGGAGGCGGAGCGGAAGCTGACGCAGCTGATGGCCGAGCTGGAGTCCAAGGAGCGGTTGCTGCAGGCGGTGTTGCACCAGATGCCCACGGGGGTGCTCATCGTCGAGGCGCCCTCGGGGCGGATGCTGCTGTCCAACGAGCGCCTGGTCTCCATCCTCGGGGCCTCCGCGGTGCCCATGGGAGGCGTGGAGTCGTACCGCTGGGAGCTCACCCGTTACCCCCATGGTCAGCGCTATCAGCTGGCGGAGCTGCCGATGGTGCGCGCGCTGGGGGGGGAGGTGGTGCTGGGCGAGGAGCTCGTCGTCCACCGGGACGATGGGCGCCAGGTGCTCTCCCGGGTGAACGCCGCGCCCGTGCGCGACGCGGAGGGGCGCATCGTCGCCAGCGTGCTGACGCTGGAGGACATCACCGAGCAGAAGGCCACCCAGGAGTCGTTGCGGCTCAGCGAGGAGCGGCTGCGGCTGGCGCTGGACTCCGCCGCGCTGGGCGTCTGGAGACACGACCCGACCACGGGCGCGATGGAGTGGGACGCGCGGACGAAGGAGCTGTTCGGACTTTCCCCCAATGCCCGCACCGGTCTGGACAGGTGGCTGGAGATCGTCCACCCGGAGGACCACGAGCGGGTGCGGGAGCTGTCACGGCGCGCGTTCTCCGGAGAGAACGGCGGCCTCTATGACACCGAGTACCGGGTCACGGGACCCCGGGACAGGGGCGTGATGCGGTGGTTGGCCTCGCGGGGCCGGGCCCATGTGGACGCGGACGGCAGGCGCTGGCTGATGGGCACCGTGCGCGACATCACCGAGCGCAAGCTGTCCGAGCAGCGCGCCGCGGATCTCCAGGCCACCACGGCCATCTTCGCGCAAGCGCTCACCCCCAGGCAGGTGGCGGATGCGGTGATGGCGCACGGGCTCAGGGCCTTGGACGCCTACGCGGGCGCCGTCAGCATCGTGGAGGGCCAGGAGCTGCTCGTCCTCAGCAGCGTCGGGTATCCGGAGAGCATCGTCCAGCCGTACCGGGGCATCCCGCTCTCGCTGCGGACGCCTCCCACGGACGCGGCGCGCACGGGGCGCATGGTGTGGGTCGAATCGCACGAGGCCTTCGAGCGCGGCTGGCCCGACGTCGCCCGGAGGTTGCACGACAGCCGGAGCCGCGCCTGGGGCTCCATTCCGCTGGTGAGCGGGGATCGGGTGGTGGGAGTGCTGGGGTTGAGCTTCTCCACGCCCCGCCGCCTCAGTGAGCGGGAGAAGGCGCACCTGGAGTCGCTGTGCCGGTTGTGCGCCCAGGCGCTGGAGCGCGCCCGGCTCTTCGAGGAGACTCGGCGCCGGTCCGAGCTGGAGCAGCAGTTCCTGGGCATGGTGAGTCATGACCTGCGCAACCCGCTGCAGGCCATCTCGCTGGGGGCGCGCACGCTGCAGCGCCTGGAGAAGCCGACCCCCGAGGCCCTGCTGCGCATGGCCGGACGCATCGCCAACAGCGCGGACACGATGGGGCGGATGATCTCGGACCTGCTCGACTTCACGCGCGGGCGGCTGGGGGGAGGCATCCCGCTGGAGCGCACGGAGAGCGACCTGATGCGGCTGTGCCGGGAGGTCATCGACGAGTTCACGGTGACGCACCCGAGCAGCGACATCCGCCTGGAGGGGGACGGGTCATGCGAGGGCTGGTGGGATGGGACCCGCATGAGGCAGGTGTTGTCCAACCTGCTGTCCAATGCGCTGAGACACGCCCGGGCGGGGACGCCGGTGGTGGTGAGGGCGAGCGGCAAGGGAGGCGAGGCCTCGCTGGCGGTGTCCAACGAGGGAGAGCCAGTGCCGGCGGAGCTGCTGCCGGTGCTCTTCGAGCCGTTCCGGCGGGGCATGTCCAAGTTCCGGCCGTCGGGGAGCCTGGGGCTGGGCCTGTACATCGTGCGCCAGGTGGTGGAGGGGCACGGAGGCAAGGTAGAGGTGGAGACGGGCGCGGCGGGCACGACCTTCCTCGTACGGGTGCCGTGTGGGACAGAGCCGGTCTCCGTGACGTGA
- a CDS encoding glycosyltransferase family 4 protein encodes MPLVVHPHFHRRRTGVTAHTELIVPELARLMETRALGRHLAADVPRIAWSELWRRIRREPVVWHAHRNNELLVGLLLRLLGREVRLVYTRHGGSVPGWFTRVITRYADQLVTLNAQSAGFMRRPSRTISHGVDLGRFVPPADRAEAWRKLGLGGRYGVGVVGRVRPMKGQGDFVDALRPLLGDFPEWKPVLVGLVKGGERAWAEKLRESTGGALVLAGEHRDVVPWYQGLSILVHPSYSEAFSMVLVEAMACGCCPVVTRLPHVPAVIEHGRTGFMYEPGDVATLRELLTQLMREPERVRQVGLNAAEEARARFGVTHEARALAGVYQAALGR; translated from the coding sequence ATGCCGCTCGTCGTGCACCCCCACTTCCACCGGCGCCGCACCGGCGTCACCGCCCACACGGAGCTCATCGTCCCCGAGCTGGCGCGTCTGATGGAGACGCGAGCGCTGGGCCGACACCTGGCGGCGGACGTGCCGCGCATCGCGTGGAGCGAGCTGTGGAGGCGCATCCGCCGGGAGCCGGTGGTGTGGCACGCGCACCGCAACAACGAGCTGCTCGTCGGGCTGCTGCTGAGGCTGCTCGGGCGGGAGGTGCGGCTGGTGTACACGCGGCACGGCGGTAGCGTGCCGGGCTGGTTCACCCGCGTCATCACCCGCTACGCCGACCAGCTCGTCACCCTCAACGCGCAGAGCGCGGGGTTCATGCGCAGGCCCTCGCGGACCATCTCCCACGGGGTGGACCTGGGGCGCTTCGTGCCACCGGCGGACCGTGCGGAGGCCTGGCGGAAGCTGGGGCTGGGCGGGCGTTACGGCGTGGGCGTGGTGGGCCGTGTGCGGCCAATGAAGGGACAGGGCGACTTCGTGGATGCGCTGCGCCCGCTGCTGGGCGACTTCCCCGAGTGGAAGCCGGTGCTGGTGGGGCTGGTGAAGGGCGGGGAGCGCGCGTGGGCCGAGAAGCTGCGCGAGTCGACGGGAGGGGCTCTGGTGCTGGCGGGCGAGCACCGGGACGTGGTGCCCTGGTACCAGGGGCTGAGCATCCTGGTGCACCCGTCGTACAGCGAGGCCTTCTCCATGGTGCTGGTGGAGGCGATGGCGTGCGGGTGCTGCCCGGTGGTGACGCGGCTGCCGCACGTGCCTGCGGTCATCGAGCACGGACGCACCGGCTTCATGTACGAGCCCGGGGACGTGGCCACGTTGCGCGAGTTGCTGACGCAGCTGATGCGCGAGCCCGAGCGGGTCCGGCAGGTGGGGCTCAACGCCGCGGAGGAGGCCCGGGCGCGCTTCGGCGTGACGCACGAGGCCCGGGCGCTCGCCGGGGTGTACCAGGCGGCACTCGGGCGTTGA
- a CDS encoding PLP-dependent cysteine synthase family protein, protein MTARPCRPLPADGRFLQSIGPTPLVPLRLDAEGPTIWCKLEFLNPSGSTKDRIARYMLEKAWRLGELCPGGEVVEASSGSTSIALALASAQMGLKFTAVMPEGVTGERVLTIRAYGGNVELVPRDAGIRGAIARAEEIARERKAFAPRQFENPDNAEAHRVWTGQEILSQVPGGLVHAVVSGVGTGGTVVGLYQAFAEAGCPVAPFVARPISGLGSDMECCSFSSRVPGVVDGLSRLYREADLPGLVELNISDELAMSTARALIRRGFPVGPSSGLNYAAAVEAAKRLGPGAQVVTLFPDRMERYFSTELIQPRGTT, encoded by the coding sequence ATGACCGCCCGCCCCTGTCGACCCCTGCCCGCCGATGGCCGTTTCCTGCAGTCCATCGGCCCGACGCCCCTGGTTCCACTCCGCCTCGACGCGGAGGGCCCGACCATCTGGTGCAAGCTGGAGTTCCTCAACCCGAGCGGCTCCACGAAGGACCGCATCGCGCGCTACATGTTGGAGAAGGCGTGGCGGCTGGGCGAGCTGTGCCCGGGGGGTGAGGTGGTGGAGGCCTCCAGCGGCTCGACGAGCATCGCGCTGGCGCTGGCCTCTGCGCAGATGGGCCTGAAGTTCACCGCGGTGATGCCCGAGGGAGTCACGGGCGAGCGCGTGCTGACCATCCGGGCCTACGGTGGCAACGTGGAGCTGGTGCCGCGCGACGCGGGCATCCGAGGCGCCATCGCCCGGGCGGAGGAGATCGCCCGCGAGCGCAAGGCCTTCGCGCCGCGCCAGTTCGAGAACCCGGACAACGCGGAGGCGCACCGGGTGTGGACGGGGCAGGAGATCCTCTCGCAGGTACCGGGAGGGCTGGTGCACGCGGTGGTGAGCGGGGTGGGCACGGGCGGGACGGTGGTGGGGCTGTACCAGGCTTTCGCGGAAGCGGGCTGCCCGGTGGCGCCCTTCGTGGCCCGGCCCATCTCGGGACTGGGCAGCGACATGGAGTGCTGCAGCTTCAGCTCGCGGGTGCCGGGCGTGGTGGATGGCCTGTCGAGGCTGTACCGCGAGGCGGACCTGCCGGGGCTGGTGGAGCTGAACATCTCGGACGAGCTGGCGATGAGCACCGCGCGGGCGCTCATCCGGCGAGGCTTCCCGGTGGGGCCCTCGTCGGGGCTCAACTACGCGGCGGCGGTGGAGGCGGCGAAGCGGCTGGGGCCGGGCGCGCAGGTGGTGACGCTCTTCCCGGACCGGATGGAGCGCTACTTCTCCACCGAGCTCATCCAGCCCAGGGGCACGACCTGA
- a CDS encoding adenylate/guanylate cyclase domain-containing protein — protein MTSARATSVATTGTELEELRMLHALNREVDSLIEECLRERASLARTFQRVLPLVLRETGARGIAVTTRNEELVEQTFHEGDFDGTFPGALLTGPGGTRREGGGTVVSQALDVVGQEVGRIGLYLMGDHTRPEQAGRLERMLDTVAEQLDTVLLQVHTASEKQELILQLNHLLANPVFESGMDQVVLTLAQRVRVPGFLLVYRDAMRHSVLHYRTYRDGHLEHESGERPSLVLEALLHAHGPELLVQGNERLKQAFGEHRVVEVVLIASHLHSEPLGRILLWSGEEGFSSYTLDLVRVLASTLSQRLVDYNRERAHLSQFFSADVIDELLKVPDYGKRYLSSRDEEVGILFADINGFTRVCEQLETPARIGHFVDRWSTRMVELLWRHGGVFDKMVGDCVIGLFGPPFFRSSRRERAEALMRAACDIQRFTASMSEDPEVRGICERAGMPGLGVAVGLNLAPTLCGLFGPNQYYTGFSTGMNQTARLQSLAGFRETLVMEPVKQALKGSEDALIQSLTYGPLTETPVKNVAKPLRHHRLLPPD, from the coding sequence ATGACCAGCGCACGCGCCACGAGCGTGGCCACCACGGGGACGGAGCTCGAGGAGCTCCGCATGCTGCACGCGCTCAACCGGGAGGTGGACTCGCTCATCGAGGAGTGCCTCCGGGAGCGGGCCTCGCTGGCCCGGACGTTCCAACGGGTGCTGCCGCTGGTGCTGCGGGAGACGGGGGCGCGGGGCATCGCCGTCACCACGCGCAACGAGGAGCTGGTGGAGCAGACGTTCCACGAGGGTGACTTCGACGGCACGTTTCCGGGCGCGCTGCTGACGGGGCCTGGCGGCACGAGGCGCGAGGGCGGCGGCACGGTGGTGAGCCAGGCGCTGGACGTGGTGGGCCAGGAGGTGGGGCGCATCGGCCTGTACCTGATGGGGGACCACACACGGCCCGAGCAGGCGGGGCGCCTGGAGCGCATGCTGGACACGGTGGCCGAGCAGCTCGACACGGTGCTGCTGCAGGTGCACACCGCGAGCGAGAAGCAGGAGCTCATCCTCCAACTGAACCACCTGCTGGCCAACCCCGTCTTCGAGTCGGGCATGGACCAGGTGGTGCTGACGCTGGCGCAGCGGGTGCGGGTGCCGGGCTTCCTGCTGGTGTACCGGGACGCGATGAGACACTCGGTGCTGCATTACCGCACGTACCGCGACGGGCACCTGGAGCACGAGTCGGGGGAGCGGCCCTCCCTGGTGCTGGAGGCCCTGCTGCACGCGCACGGCCCGGAGCTGCTGGTGCAGGGCAACGAGCGGCTGAAGCAGGCGTTCGGGGAGCACCGGGTGGTGGAGGTGGTGCTCATCGCGAGCCACCTGCACAGCGAGCCGTTGGGCCGCATCCTCCTGTGGTCGGGAGAGGAGGGCTTCTCCAGCTACACGCTGGACCTGGTGCGGGTGCTGGCCTCGACGCTGAGCCAGCGGCTGGTGGACTACAACCGTGAGCGCGCGCACCTCTCGCAGTTCTTCTCGGCGGACGTCATCGACGAGCTGTTGAAGGTACCGGACTACGGGAAGCGCTACCTGTCGAGCCGGGACGAGGAGGTGGGAATCCTCTTCGCGGACATCAACGGCTTCACGCGGGTGTGCGAGCAATTGGAGACACCTGCGCGCATCGGCCATTTCGTGGACCGGTGGAGCACGCGGATGGTGGAGCTGCTGTGGCGGCACGGGGGCGTGTTCGACAAGATGGTGGGTGACTGCGTCATCGGGCTGTTCGGCCCCCCGTTCTTCCGGAGTAGCCGGCGCGAGCGGGCGGAGGCGCTGATGAGGGCCGCGTGTGACATCCAGCGCTTCACCGCGTCGATGAGCGAGGACCCGGAGGTGCGGGGCATCTGCGAGCGGGCGGGGATGCCGGGGCTGGGCGTGGCGGTGGGGCTGAACCTGGCACCCACGCTGTGTGGCCTCTTCGGACCGAACCAATACTACACGGGCTTCTCCACGGGGATGAACCAGACGGCGCGGCTGCAATCGCTGGCGGGTTTTCGCGAGACGCTGGTGATGGAGCCGGTGAAGCAGGCGCTGAAGGGCAGCGAGGACGCACTCATCCAATCCCTCACCTACGGACCACTGACGGAGACACCGGTGAAGAACGTGGCGAAACCACTGCGCCACCACCGACTGCTGCCGCCGGACTGA
- a CDS encoding sensor histidine kinase, translating into MTIRAKVFLFALMAIVLMCLMGANLYLGVHHGRISRQQMMVTQEQLDSYGRLHALAWPYLNELAQVQQISGDTSLVRRKLMQQVELELERLEDSLSREERWVPGRTVDHEREEREELWAALRDWAEWTEARVSAIPPGTAVGSTVEWVLYAEFEQQVGRRISEIQSAERAELAELQRRWDLTTELGQLLAMVVPGICVVLVLVFAFAILSPMRRSLQGLASAAERIGRGDFDIRTPSSARDELGSLARAFDRMAGELRDSLEEKQRLMRAEAEASEREARRYHALLEETVRTRTAELAEANTRLRDSLQQLQEAQEQLLFADRLASMGRLAAGVGHEINNPLAFILSNLRFVHGALTELMGAPSEEDRLEMLSALSEAREGAERVRLIVQDLKTLSRPDDVALGPVDIAAVVRGSAKMARHEVRDRARLVEACDKVPAVLANAPRLGQVFLNLFINAAHAIPPGRVEENEIRVVARLSAPNRVTVEVGDTGCGIPPEHLRRVFDPFFTTKPVGVGTGLGLSVCHRIITALGGEIRVESEVGRGTRFFITLPVAEDSSEQSAA; encoded by the coding sequence ATGACCATTCGCGCCAAGGTGTTTCTGTTCGCGTTGATGGCCATCGTGCTCATGTGCCTCATGGGCGCCAACCTCTACCTCGGCGTCCATCATGGCCGCATCAGCCGCCAGCAGATGATGGTCACCCAGGAGCAGCTCGACAGCTATGGCCGGTTGCACGCGCTCGCCTGGCCCTACCTCAACGAGCTGGCCCAGGTGCAGCAGATCTCGGGCGACACCTCGCTCGTGCGGCGCAAGCTGATGCAGCAGGTGGAGCTGGAGCTGGAGCGGCTCGAGGACAGCCTGTCGCGCGAGGAGCGCTGGGTGCCGGGCAGGACGGTGGATCACGAGCGCGAGGAGCGTGAAGAGCTCTGGGCGGCCCTGCGAGACTGGGCGGAGTGGACGGAGGCGCGCGTGAGCGCCATCCCCCCGGGCACGGCCGTCGGTTCCACGGTGGAGTGGGTGCTGTACGCGGAGTTCGAACAGCAGGTGGGCCGGCGCATCTCGGAGATCCAATCGGCGGAGCGGGCCGAGCTGGCCGAGCTGCAGCGCCGGTGGGACCTGACCACGGAGCTCGGTCAGTTGCTGGCGATGGTCGTCCCCGGCATCTGCGTCGTGCTGGTGCTGGTGTTCGCCTTCGCCATCCTCTCGCCCATGCGCCGCTCGCTCCAGGGGCTCGCCTCCGCGGCGGAGCGCATCGGGCGCGGTGACTTCGACATCCGCACGCCCTCGTCGGCCCGCGACGAGCTGGGCTCCCTGGCCCGCGCCTTCGACCGCATGGCCGGCGAGCTGCGCGACTCGCTCGAGGAGAAGCAGCGGCTGATGCGCGCCGAGGCCGAGGCCTCCGAGCGCGAGGCCCGCCGCTACCACGCCCTCCTGGAGGAGACGGTCCGCACGCGCACCGCCGAGCTCGCCGAGGCCAATACCCGCCTGCGCGACAGCCTCCAGCAGCTCCAGGAGGCCCAGGAGCAGCTCCTCTTCGCCGACCGGCTCGCCTCCATGGGCCGGCTCGCCGCGGGCGTGGGGCATGAAATCAACAACCCGCTCGCCTTCATCCTCAGCAACCTGCGCTTCGTCCATGGCGCGCTGACGGAGCTGATGGGCGCTCCCTCCGAGGAGGACCGGCTGGAGATGCTGTCCGCCCTGTCGGAGGCGCGCGAGGGCGCCGAGCGCGTCCGCCTCATCGTGCAGGACCTCAAGACGCTGTCGCGGCCGGATGACGTGGCGCTCGGGCCGGTGGACATCGCGGCGGTGGTGCGCGGCTCGGCCAAGATGGCCCGGCACGAGGTGCGCGACCGGGCCCGGCTCGTGGAAGCGTGCGACAAGGTGCCCGCCGTGCTCGCCAACGCACCGCGTCTGGGTCAGGTGTTCCTCAACCTCTTCATCAACGCGGCGCACGCCATTCCCCCCGGGCGCGTGGAGGAGAACGAGATTCGCGTGGTGGCGCGGCTCTCCGCTCCCAACCGCGTCACCGTGGAGGTGGGCGACACCGGGTGCGGCATCCCCCCCGAGCACCTGCGGCGCGTCTTCGACCCCTTCTTCACCACCAAGCCCGTTGGTGTCGGCACGGGGCTGGGGCTGTCCGTATGCCACCGCATCATCACCGCGCTCGGCGGGGAGATTCGTGTCGAGAGCGAGGTGGGGCGCGGCACCCGCTTCTTCATCACCCTGCCCGTGGCCGAGGACTCCTCCGAGCAGTCCGCGGCCTGA
- a CDS encoding DUF763 domain-containing protein: MDRTGSADLPLHSGRVPDWLAERMARMSRVLVEALVLHYGRHEVLRRFAHPFWFQAFGAVMGMDWHSSGVTTTVLGALKRGLTPGARQLGLYVVGGKGVQARRTPDELRIIGDRVGIDADALVRASRLTAKVDSAAVQDGFELYSHSLILSDDNAWAVVQQGMNTERRQARRYHWLSEGLGSFVDAPHAAIAGPPQGVILNLTDRRASRARAAQVELVSQGPDVVVGALRKLRPREEPAPVNLTLPLPHLQLPEHEEVTRDDVILRRLHGTLAAAVEQGPRDFAELLLTPGVGARTVAALATVAEVIHGTPSRFTDPARFSFAQGGKDRHPYPVQLDIYDETLRVLRAAVNAAKLGHDEKLAAIRELDRQARQLEAVATGPSFEELVHAGWKDVGELLPTEAPPRRPVGRPGWRHPPPETKEEPGERAAPSSSALGARHPSD, from the coding sequence ATGGACAGAACGGGCAGTGCGGATCTCCCTCTTCACTCCGGCCGGGTGCCGGACTGGCTCGCCGAGCGCATGGCACGCATGAGCCGCGTGCTGGTCGAGGCGCTCGTCCTCCACTACGGCCGACACGAGGTGCTGCGCCGCTTCGCGCACCCCTTCTGGTTCCAGGCCTTCGGCGCCGTCATGGGCATGGACTGGCACTCCTCGGGCGTCACCACCACCGTGCTCGGCGCGCTCAAACGCGGGCTCACCCCGGGCGCGCGCCAGCTCGGCCTCTACGTGGTGGGCGGCAAGGGCGTCCAGGCGCGCCGCACCCCCGACGAGCTGCGCATCATCGGCGACCGCGTGGGCATCGACGCCGATGCGCTCGTGCGCGCCAGCCGGCTGACCGCCAAGGTGGACAGCGCCGCCGTGCAGGATGGCTTCGAGCTCTACTCCCACAGCCTCATCCTCTCGGACGACAACGCCTGGGCCGTGGTGCAGCAGGGCATGAACACCGAGCGCCGTCAGGCCCGGCGCTACCACTGGTTGTCCGAGGGCCTCGGCAGCTTCGTGGACGCGCCCCATGCCGCCATTGCCGGGCCTCCCCAGGGCGTCATCCTCAACCTCACCGACCGGCGCGCCTCGCGGGCCCGAGCCGCTCAGGTAGAGCTCGTCTCCCAGGGCCCCGACGTGGTGGTGGGCGCGCTGCGCAAGCTGCGTCCCCGGGAGGAGCCCGCCCCCGTCAACCTCACGCTGCCCCTGCCGCACCTGCAACTGCCCGAGCACGAGGAGGTGACGCGCGACGACGTCATCCTGCGCCGGCTCCACGGCACGCTGGCCGCCGCGGTCGAGCAGGGCCCTCGGGACTTCGCCGAGCTGCTCCTCACCCCCGGCGTCGGCGCGCGCACCGTGGCCGCGCTGGCCACCGTGGCCGAGGTCATCCATGGCACGCCCTCGCGCTTCACCGATCCCGCGCGCTTCTCCTTCGCCCAGGGTGGGAAGGATCGGCACCCCTACCCCGTGCAGCTCGACATCTACGATGAGACCCTGCGCGTGCTGCGCGCGGCCGTGAACGCCGCGAAGCTCGGCCACGACGAGAAGCTCGCCGCCATCCGCGAGCTGGACCGGCAGGCGCGCCAGCTCGAGGCCGTGGCCACCGGTCCGTCCTTCGAGGAGCTCGTCCACGCCGGGTGGAAGGATGTCGGCGAGCTGTTGCCCACCGAGGCTCCTCCGAGAAGGCCCGTGGGGCGGCCCGGTTGGAGGCATCCGCCTCCGGAGACGAAGGAGGAGCCTGGAGAGCGGGCAGCCCCTTCCTCGTCAGCCCTCGGGGCGAGGCACCCTTCGGACTGA